From Alienimonas californiensis, a single genomic window includes:
- a CDS encoding glycoside hydrolase family 32 protein — translation MSSFPPAAVLFALTFAVAAAAERPDVVVADFEAADYGEWTTTGEAFGDGPAAGTLPGQMQVDGFEGQRLVNSFHGGDGAVGTLTSPPFEVSRDHLNLLVGGGGYEGETCVNLRIDGKVVRTAVGPNLRPGGRERLLPRTWDVSEFAGRTARIEIVDARRGGWGHINVDQIVHSDAAADVPPPPVTLERPLVVDGSHLLVPIANPGAGGETVRLGLFDGDRAVQTFNVSLPLDGEPNWTAAYPLNHFDVAGRTLTLKTAGEPVNPHVAAAFEAIAVGPESRALGPADWTRPYRNAFHLAPRRGWNNDPNGLVYHDGLWHVFYQYNPFGIEWGNMHWGHYTSPDLTAWTERPIALFQNGPDDAMFSGGGFVDAKNSAGLGAGRLFVAFTSTGRGECLAHSADGLTFTELPENPVVKHTGRDPKIFRHEPTEHWVMAVYQQEETAETRAVPQSPASAAREADLRTAQIAFYRSADLRTWERTGAFTHPNRRSVFECPELFELPVLSDGGPTGETRWVLYGADNRYFLGDFDGKTFAADSGPHGDTHGAFYAAQTFNNAPDGRRIQIGWLRTALYLDRFPDQTVNQCLSLPHELTLHATPDGPRLRFTPVAEAENLRTDLRAEGEDLSAEQAAELLTAAAAAPSETLVTFAEGGRHTLTIDGVDASFEGTSARIFTDRTVAEIYVDGGHRYVVRTRPDAAFQDAVSRVAPGDRVASLRVYGLKSIWPPAASGSPAE, via the coding sequence ATGTCTTCGTTCCCGCCCGCGGCCGTTCTATTCGCCCTGACCTTCGCCGTGGCGGCCGCCGCGGAGCGGCCGGACGTCGTGGTGGCCGACTTCGAAGCCGCCGACTACGGCGAGTGGACGACGACCGGCGAGGCCTTCGGCGACGGCCCCGCCGCGGGGACGCTGCCGGGGCAGATGCAGGTCGACGGTTTTGAGGGCCAGCGGCTCGTCAACAGCTTTCACGGCGGCGACGGGGCGGTCGGCACGCTGACCTCCCCGCCGTTTGAAGTCTCGCGGGACCACCTGAACCTGCTGGTCGGCGGCGGCGGGTACGAGGGCGAGACCTGCGTGAACCTGCGGATCGACGGCAAGGTCGTGCGAACCGCCGTCGGCCCGAACCTCCGGCCCGGGGGCCGCGAGCGACTCCTGCCGCGGACGTGGGACGTGAGCGAGTTCGCCGGCCGCACCGCCCGCATCGAGATCGTCGACGCCCGCCGCGGCGGCTGGGGGCACATCAACGTCGATCAGATCGTGCACTCGGACGCGGCCGCGGACGTCCCCCCGCCGCCGGTGACGCTGGAGCGCCCGCTCGTCGTGGACGGTTCGCACCTGCTCGTGCCGATCGCCAACCCCGGCGCCGGCGGGGAGACCGTGCGGCTGGGGCTGTTCGACGGGGATCGGGCCGTGCAGACCTTCAACGTCTCCCTGCCGCTCGACGGCGAACCGAACTGGACCGCCGCCTACCCGCTGAACCATTTCGATGTCGCCGGCCGGACGCTCACGCTGAAGACGGCGGGCGAGCCGGTGAACCCGCACGTGGCCGCCGCGTTCGAGGCGATCGCCGTCGGCCCGGAGAGCCGGGCGCTGGGGCCGGCCGACTGGACCCGGCCCTACCGCAACGCCTTCCACCTCGCCCCGCGGCGGGGGTGGAACAACGACCCGAACGGCCTCGTCTATCACGACGGGCTGTGGCACGTCTTCTACCAGTACAACCCGTTCGGGATCGAATGGGGCAACATGCACTGGGGGCACTACACGAGCCCGGACCTGACCGCCTGGACCGAACGGCCGATCGCCCTGTTCCAGAACGGGCCCGACGACGCGATGTTCTCCGGCGGCGGGTTCGTGGACGCGAAGAACTCCGCGGGGCTGGGCGCGGGGCGGCTGTTCGTGGCCTTCACCAGTACCGGCCGTGGCGAGTGCCTGGCCCACAGCGCCGACGGCCTGACGTTTACGGAGTTGCCGGAGAACCCGGTCGTGAAGCACACCGGCCGCGACCCGAAAATCTTCCGGCATGAGCCGACGGAGCATTGGGTCATGGCCGTCTACCAGCAAGAAGAAACCGCCGAGACCCGGGCCGTGCCGCAGTCCCCGGCGTCGGCAGCCCGCGAGGCCGACCTGCGGACGGCCCAGATCGCCTTCTACCGCTCCGCGGACCTGCGAACTTGGGAACGCACGGGCGCCTTCACCCACCCGAACCGCCGCAGCGTGTTCGAGTGCCCGGAACTGTTCGAACTGCCCGTCCTGAGCGACGGCGGACCGACCGGGGAAACGCGGTGGGTCCTGTACGGCGCCGACAACCGGTATTTTCTCGGCGACTTCGACGGAAAGACGTTCGCCGCCGACAGCGGCCCGCACGGGGACACGCACGGGGCTTTCTACGCCGCCCAGACCTTCAACAACGCCCCGGACGGCCGCCGCATCCAGATCGGCTGGCTGCGGACGGCGCTGTACCTGGACCGCTTCCCGGACCAGACGGTCAACCAGTGCCTCTCGCTGCCGCACGAACTGACCCTCCACGCGACCCCGGACGGCCCCCGCCTGCGGTTCACGCCGGTCGCGGAGGCGGAGAACCTGCGGACCGACCTGCGGGCAGAGGGCGAGGACCTCTCCGCCGAGCAGGCCGCCGAGTTGCTGACCGCCGCCGCCGCCGCGCCGTCGGAAACGCTGGTGACGTTCGCCGAGGGGGGCCGGCACACGCTGACGATCGACGGCGTCGACGCCAGCTTTGAGGGGACCTCCGCCCGCATCTTCACCGATCGCACGGTCGCGGAGATCTACGTCGACGGCGGCCACCGGTACGTCGTCCGCACCCGCCCGGACGCCGCCTTCCAAGACGCCGTCTCCCGCGTGGCCCCGGGCGATCGGGTCGCGTCGCTGCGGGTGTACGGGTTGAAGTCGATCTGGCCGCCCGCCGCATCAGGGTCGCCCGCGGAGTAA
- a CDS encoding AIM24 family protein gives MSAAPSDSATDRRHSLAEFVAATNQQDRGEGFFEMERDRLLEVNLGAAGTEVWIKAGAMVAYTGRIGFEREGMLEHGLGKFLKKAVSGEGAKLTKATGRGRLYLADQGKKVTLLHLDGESLFVNGNDMLAFEPTLGWDINLMRSLGAIAGGGLFNVRFAGRGMLAITTHYDPLTLRVEPGGPPVFTDPQATIAWSGNLEPKFKTDVQFKTLLGRGSGESIQMEFTAARSPGFVVVQPFEERPMPPGAA, from the coding sequence ATGTCCGCCGCCCCGTCCGACTCCGCCACCGACCGCCGCCACAGCCTTGCCGAGTTCGTCGCCGCCACGAATCAGCAGGACCGCGGCGAGGGCTTCTTCGAGATGGAACGCGACCGCCTGCTGGAGGTGAACCTCGGCGCCGCCGGTACGGAGGTCTGGATCAAGGCCGGGGCGATGGTCGCCTACACCGGCCGCATCGGCTTCGAGCGCGAGGGCATGCTGGAGCACGGCCTCGGCAAGTTCCTCAAGAAGGCCGTCAGCGGCGAGGGGGCGAAGCTGACGAAGGCCACCGGCCGCGGCCGGCTGTACCTCGCCGACCAGGGCAAGAAGGTCACGTTGCTGCATCTCGACGGCGAGAGCCTGTTCGTCAACGGCAACGACATGCTCGCCTTCGAGCCGACGCTCGGCTGGGACATCAACCTGATGCGCTCGCTGGGCGCGATCGCCGGCGGCGGGCTGTTCAACGTCCGCTTCGCAGGACGCGGCATGCTGGCGATCACGACGCACTACGACCCGCTGACGCTCCGCGTCGAACCGGGCGGCCCGCCGGTCTTCACCGACCCGCAGGCCACGATCGCGTGGAGCGGAAACCTCGAACCGAAGTTCAAAACGGACGTGCAGTTCAAAACCCTGCTCGGCCGCGGCAGCGGCGAGAGCATCCAGATGGAGTTCACCGCCGCCCGCAGCCCCGGTTTCGTCGTCGTCCAACCGTTCGAGGAACGCCCCATGCCCCCCGGGGCGGCGTGA
- a CDS encoding prolyl oligopeptidase family serine peptidase, which translates to MTASLLLLALILPTAAEDGPANVGADRPFADFDAASAWVGTTGGGVFRDRVRPQPIEGTPDFWYRIETGPGTAEFLLVRPADGVREPAFDHAAVAAALSRRGGERVRPDALPFRSVTFPDGPDGPVRFRARGARWEIDGTEVRRIDEPGDAVERGSYGVEFLNRPRPSRSGSETNVTFVNRTAGPIALFWLNDGQETGYGQIPAGERRGQHTYAGHVWRVRDAAGESLAVVVGTEQDGVAVIDGPMAGSDPESPPAAPERASPPPIRLRDGNVFLTATGRRLTDADAKPVPEGYRKILYRGPVLTSPDGRTVAVQRAVVAPVREITLTPDGAEPIRLDYPKPGDLRDQSTPVFFDAATGERVDVPTERLPDQFSLGRWRWSADGEELFFLHNPRGHRFLQILAANRETGAVRVVVDEQSDTFVDYSQKTELHWLPVTDGEPETLLWASERSGWNHLYRIDAKSGAVLNAVTAGEWVVRRVEKIEDGRVWFTALGVVPGQDPYYEHLCRANLDGSGFVTLTSDDAKPGDGTHEWEFLSDGAYLLDRFSRVDLPPVTVLRDAETGALHCELERADAAARLATGWRPPVRFSAKGRDGATDIHGTVTFPPGFDPDAAERGTVPILDNVYAGPHGAFAPKAWGDARHVRELAALGFAVVQCDGMGTNWRSRAFHDVCWRDLADSGFPDRVRFIRALAGAYPALDRERVGIYGGSAGGQSALRALLSHGDLYKAAAADCGCHDNRVDKLWWNEAWLGRLGPHYDDSSNVRDAARLQGDLLLTLGGMDRNVDPACTLETAAALEAAGKEFTLKIYPEGGHGVGERDDARRLRAEFFRQTLGRR; encoded by the coding sequence ATGACCGCTTCGCTCCTTCTGCTCGCCCTGATCCTTCCGACAGCGGCGGAGGACGGCCCGGCGAACGTTGGCGCCGACCGGCCGTTCGCCGACTTCGACGCGGCGTCGGCCTGGGTGGGAACGACCGGCGGCGGCGTCTTCCGCGACCGCGTCCGGCCGCAACCAATCGAGGGGACGCCGGACTTCTGGTATCGGATCGAGACCGGCCCGGGCACGGCCGAGTTTTTGCTCGTGCGGCCCGCCGACGGGGTGCGGGAGCCGGCCTTCGATCACGCCGCGGTCGCCGCCGCCCTCTCCCGCCGCGGGGGGGAACGGGTCCGGCCGGACGCCCTGCCCTTCCGCTCCGTCACGTTCCCCGACGGCCCGGACGGCCCGGTGCGTTTCCGCGCCCGCGGCGCCCGCTGGGAGATCGACGGGACCGAGGTGCGACGGATCGACGAACCCGGCGACGCGGTGGAGCGGGGCTCCTACGGCGTGGAGTTTCTGAACCGGCCCCGCCCGTCCCGCAGCGGTTCCGAGACGAACGTCACGTTCGTCAATCGCACCGCCGGGCCGATCGCCCTGTTCTGGCTGAACGACGGCCAGGAGACCGGCTACGGACAGATCCCCGCCGGCGAGCGCCGCGGCCAGCACACCTACGCCGGACACGTCTGGCGGGTTCGCGACGCCGCCGGCGAGTCGCTCGCCGTGGTGGTGGGCACGGAGCAGGACGGCGTGGCCGTCATCGACGGCCCGATGGCGGGCTCCGATCCCGAGTCGCCCCCCGCCGCGCCGGAACGCGCCTCGCCCCCGCCGATTCGCCTGCGGGACGGAAACGTGTTCCTGACTGCCACCGGCCGCCGCCTGACGGACGCCGACGCCAAGCCCGTGCCGGAGGGCTATCGAAAGATCCTCTACCGCGGCCCGGTCCTCACGAGCCCGGACGGCCGGACGGTCGCCGTGCAACGGGCAGTCGTCGCCCCGGTCCGCGAGATCACGCTGACGCCCGACGGCGCCGAGCCGATTCGCCTCGACTATCCGAAGCCGGGGGACCTGCGGGACCAATCCACGCCGGTCTTCTTCGACGCCGCCACCGGGGAGCGGGTCGACGTGCCGACGGAGCGGCTGCCGGACCAGTTCTCCCTCGGCCGTTGGCGCTGGTCGGCGGACGGCGAGGAGCTGTTCTTCCTGCACAACCCGCGGGGGCACCGGTTCCTGCAGATCCTCGCCGCAAACCGGGAGACCGGCGCCGTGCGGGTCGTGGTGGACGAACAGAGCGACACGTTCGTCGATTACTCCCAGAAGACCGAACTGCACTGGCTGCCGGTCACAGACGGCGAACCGGAAACGCTGCTGTGGGCCAGCGAACGCAGCGGCTGGAACCACCTGTACCGCATCGACGCCAAGTCGGGCGCGGTTCTCAACGCCGTCACCGCCGGCGAATGGGTCGTGCGGCGGGTGGAGAAGATCGAGGACGGCCGCGTCTGGTTCACCGCCCTCGGCGTGGTCCCGGGGCAGGACCCGTATTACGAGCACCTGTGCCGGGCGAACCTCGACGGGTCCGGGTTCGTCACGCTCACCTCCGACGACGCGAAACCCGGCGACGGCACGCACGAGTGGGAGTTTCTGAGCGACGGGGCGTACCTCCTGGATCGGTTCAGCCGCGTCGACCTGCCGCCGGTGACCGTGCTGCGGGACGCGGAGACCGGCGCCCTCCACTGCGAACTAGAACGGGCCGACGCCGCCGCCCGCCTCGCCACCGGCTGGCGACCGCCCGTGCGGTTCTCCGCGAAAGGCCGCGACGGCGCGACGGACATCCACGGGACCGTCACCTTCCCGCCCGGGTTCGACCCGGACGCCGCGGAGCGCGGCACGGTTCCGATCCTCGACAACGTCTACGCGGGCCCCCACGGTGCGTTCGCCCCGAAGGCGTGGGGCGACGCCCGGCATGTGCGGGAACTGGCCGCGCTGGGCTTCGCGGTCGTGCAGTGCGACGGGATGGGCACGAACTGGCGGAGCAGAGCGTTCCACGACGTCTGCTGGCGGGACCTGGCGGACTCCGGGTTCCCCGACCGCGTGCGGTTCATCCGCGCTCTCGCCGGGGCGTATCCAGCGCTCGATCGGGAGCGCGTCGGCATCTACGGCGGTTCGGCCGGCGGGCAGAGCGCCCTGCGGGCGCTGCTGTCGCACGGCGACCTCTACAAAGCCGCCGCGGCGGACTGCGGCTGTCACGACAACCGGGTCGACAAGTTGTGGTGGAACGAGGCGTGGCTGGGGCGGCTCGGCCCGCACTACGACGACAGCTCCAACGTCCGCGACGCCGCCCGACTGCAGGGCGACCTGTTGCTGACGCTCGGGGGGATGGACCGCAACGTCGACCCCGCCTGCACCCTCGAAACCGCCGCCGCCCTCGAGGCCGCCGGCAAGGAGTTCACCTTGAAGATCTACCCAGAGGGCGGCCACGGCGTCGGCGAGCGGGACGACGCACGCCGACTGCGGGCGGAGTTCTTCCGGCAGACGCTCGGCCGGCGTTGA
- a CDS encoding PAS domain-containing protein codes for MHDQLEAVADPVDSLFSASASISERELDGSALADAVLREAPVAVLVADREGVVRLATREIERRFGWAAGALEGRSIAELIPDRNVSRHRAFWSQFFEAPRPRTFPASAGLTALCRDGEELPIALRLAPLTVDGESLAVAVIEDVSDVQEEAAVSRRQDRTLLTFLNHSPAVIYLKDASGRYLMVNRQFLQIFGRTIEQVVGHGEEGIHPPEIAEQIRRNDRAALEGGNPVRFDETVEHTDGPRDYLSVKFPMRDSAGRIWGLGGISTDVTERNRAVAQAVQLGTRLEMILNSVGEGVYGLNLDGRITFANRAAATMLGCGVSDLEGRPHGEAVRHTRPNGVGYLPETCPILAVLRDGEPRSSDDCLLWRSLGNSFPAAYECAPLRTGGEVVGAVVTFRDLTRERERDRVRRELSAARAVQKRLYPSGPPRVPGLDVAGAVFPAEEACGDYYDFVLQPDGTLALAVGDVCGHGLGPALVMVEARAFLRAGLAPGRSPAEVLTRMERQISPDLGPLFLTLLLGVLDPQARTFDYAAAGHVGYHLPIGGPPVRLESTAPIVGLLPEPEVESGPTVRLSPGDLLLFPTDGLEETMNAEGEQFGPERILQTAAELRDRSAAEIVARLNEAGRRFREPQPQADDVTIVIVKVER; via the coding sequence GTGCACGATCAACTCGAAGCCGTCGCCGATCCCGTCGACTCGCTGTTCTCCGCCTCCGCATCAATCTCGGAACGGGAGCTGGACGGGAGCGCGCTGGCGGACGCCGTGCTGCGTGAGGCGCCCGTCGCCGTGCTCGTGGCGGATCGGGAGGGCGTCGTGCGGCTGGCGACACGGGAGATCGAACGCCGCTTCGGCTGGGCCGCCGGCGCGTTGGAGGGACGGTCGATCGCGGAGTTGATCCCTGATCGAAACGTGTCCCGCCATCGGGCGTTTTGGAGCCAGTTTTTCGAGGCTCCCCGGCCGCGGACCTTTCCCGCCTCCGCGGGGCTGACCGCCCTCTGCCGCGACGGCGAGGAACTGCCGATCGCCCTGCGGCTCGCCCCGCTGACGGTGGACGGGGAATCGCTGGCCGTCGCCGTCATCGAGGACGTGAGCGACGTTCAGGAAGAGGCCGCTGTCTCCCGTCGGCAGGATCGCACCCTGCTGACGTTTCTGAATCACTCCCCCGCGGTGATCTACCTGAAAGACGCCTCCGGCCGCTACCTGATGGTGAACCGGCAGTTCCTCCAGATCTTCGGCCGGACGATTGAGCAGGTCGTCGGCCACGGCGAGGAGGGGATCCACCCGCCGGAGATCGCCGAGCAGATCCGCCGGAACGACCGCGCGGCGCTGGAGGGCGGCAACCCGGTGCGGTTCGACGAAACCGTCGAGCACACCGACGGCCCCCGGGACTACCTCTCCGTAAAGTTCCCGATGCGGGACTCCGCCGGGCGCATCTGGGGCCTGGGGGGCATCTCCACCGACGTGACCGAGCGTAACCGGGCCGTCGCGCAGGCCGTCCAACTGGGCACCCGGCTGGAGATGATCCTCAACTCCGTCGGCGAGGGGGTCTACGGTCTGAATCTGGACGGGCGGATCACGTTCGCCAACCGGGCCGCGGCGACGATGCTGGGCTGCGGAGTGTCCGATCTGGAGGGCCGTCCGCACGGCGAAGCCGTGCGGCACACCCGCCCCAACGGGGTCGGCTATCTGCCGGAGACCTGCCCGATCCTGGCCGTGCTGCGAGACGGGGAGCCGCGCTCGTCGGACGACTGCCTGCTCTGGCGATCGCTGGGCAACAGCTTTCCCGCCGCCTACGAGTGCGCCCCGCTGCGGACCGGCGGGGAGGTCGTCGGGGCGGTGGTGACCTTTCGAGATCTCACCCGCGAGCGGGAGCGCGACCGCGTCCGCCGGGAACTCTCCGCGGCCCGGGCGGTGCAGAAGCGGCTCTACCCCTCCGGCCCCCCGCGGGTGCCGGGGTTGGACGTCGCCGGCGCTGTCTTCCCCGCCGAGGAAGCCTGCGGCGACTACTACGACTTCGTCCTCCAACCCGACGGCACCCTAGCCCTCGCGGTGGGCGACGTCTGCGGTCACGGACTGGGCCCGGCGCTGGTGATGGTCGAGGCCCGGGCCTTCCTCCGCGCCGGCCTGGCCCCCGGCCGCAGCCCGGCGGAGGTGCTGACCCGCATGGAGCGGCAGATTTCCCCGGACCTCGGCCCGCTGTTCCTCACCCTGCTGTTGGGCGTGCTGGACCCGCAGGCCCGCACGTTCGATTACGCCGCCGCCGGCCATGTGGGTTACCACCTGCCGATCGGCGGTCCGCCGGTACGGCTGGAGAGCACCGCCCCGATCGTCGGCCTGCTGCCGGAGCCGGAGGTCGAATCCGGGCCCACGGTGCGGCTGTCCCCCGGCGATCTCCTGCTGTTCCCGACGGACGGCCTGGAGGAGACGATGAACGCGGAGGGCGAGCAGTTCGGACCGGAGCGCATCCTGCAGACCGCCGCGGAGCTTCGCGACCGTTCGGCGGCCGAGATCGTGGCCCGTCTGAACGAAGCCGGGCGGCGCTTTCGCGAGCCGCAGCCGCAGGCGGACGACGTCACGATCGTGATCGTCAAGGTGGAGCGATAG
- a CDS encoding dihydrodipicolinate synthase family protein encodes MFRGILVPTLTPRSADGGVDEAALRSHANWLIGKGVHGLYANGSTGEGLRLTAEERRLVTRATCEAAAGRVPVLTGVGGANLKETLAECEHAAECGAAAVAVTAPIYFRPSPEAIEEHFRRLAAESPVGVLVYNIPSFAVTIPVELTARLAKECPNVVGVKDSSGDVSAMVRLCSQILPERPDFAILTGWDAALLPMLAAGAHGGTNATANAAPELVVEVYDRVVAGDLEGARAAQWRLTTLFDAQIGVGEFPDGFRLAAEARGALPPGEPRLPQPTAALGKQGDHRRTLKGALVAAGMDA; translated from the coding sequence GTGTTCCGCGGCATCCTCGTTCCCACGCTCACCCCCCGGTCCGCCGACGGCGGCGTGGACGAAGCGGCCCTGCGCTCGCACGCCAACTGGCTGATCGGGAAGGGCGTGCACGGCCTGTACGCCAACGGCAGCACGGGGGAGGGCCTGCGGCTGACCGCCGAGGAACGTCGCCTCGTGACCCGCGCCACCTGCGAGGCCGCCGCCGGCCGCGTGCCGGTGCTGACCGGCGTGGGCGGGGCGAACCTGAAGGAGACGCTCGCCGAGTGCGAACACGCCGCCGAGTGCGGGGCCGCGGCCGTCGCGGTGACGGCGCCGATCTATTTTCGGCCCTCGCCGGAAGCGATCGAAGAGCATTTTCGACGGCTCGCCGCGGAGAGTCCGGTGGGGGTGTTGGTTTACAACATCCCCTCGTTCGCCGTGACGATCCCGGTCGAGCTGACGGCCCGGTTGGCCAAGGAATGCCCGAATGTCGTCGGGGTGAAGGACAGCAGCGGGGACGTTTCCGCGATGGTGCGGCTGTGCTCGCAGATCCTGCCGGAGCGGCCGGACTTCGCGATCCTGACCGGCTGGGACGCGGCCCTGCTGCCGATGCTCGCCGCCGGCGCCCACGGCGGTACGAATGCTACGGCGAACGCCGCCCCGGAGTTGGTCGTGGAGGTCTACGACCGCGTCGTCGCCGGCGATCTGGAGGGCGCCCGGGCGGCCCAGTGGCGGCTGACGACGCTGTTCGACGCCCAGATCGGCGTCGGCGAGTTCCCCGACGGTTTTCGTCTGGCCGCCGAGGCCCGCGGGGCGCTCCCGCCCGGCGAACCGCGGCTCCCCCAGCCGACCGCCGCCCTCGGCAAGCAGGGCGACCACCGGCGGACGCTGAAGGGGGCTTTGGTCGCGGCGGGTATGGACGCGTGA
- a CDS encoding TIGR04283 family arsenosugar biosynthesis glycosyltransferase, whose product MSDGHVSVVIPTLNEAAALPETLAHLGALDPPPGEVIVADGGSGDGTVSIAEAAGARVVRSPAGRARQMNAGAAAATGELLCFLHADTVLPPDYLATIAAALAEPGTALVGGRTTLTGPHGPSRLTSLHHRLKTHYAPLIYRPHRYAFSGLRLLFGDQAMACRASDFAAVGGFDESLPVMEDADLCLRMNRGLPPDRGRIRELPAPVQTSDRRVREWGVVRANVTYLAIAWGWAYGAPADWLGRFYPDVR is encoded by the coding sequence GTGAGTGACGGTCACGTATCGGTCGTCATCCCGACGCTGAACGAAGCGGCCGCGCTGCCCGAGACGCTGGCTCATCTCGGCGCGCTCGATCCGCCGCCGGGGGAGGTGATCGTCGCCGACGGGGGGAGCGGGGACGGTACCGTTTCGATCGCGGAGGCGGCCGGCGCGAGGGTGGTGCGGTCGCCGGCCGGTCGGGCGCGGCAGATGAACGCCGGGGCCGCCGCGGCGACGGGGGAACTGCTCTGCTTCCTGCACGCGGACACCGTGCTGCCGCCGGATTACCTCGCCACAATCGCCGCGGCGCTGGCGGAGCCGGGCACGGCGCTCGTCGGCGGCCGCACGACGCTGACGGGACCGCACGGGCCGAGTCGGCTCACCTCGCTGCATCACCGCCTCAAGACGCACTACGCCCCGCTGATCTACCGGCCGCACCGCTACGCCTTCTCGGGCCTGCGACTGCTGTTCGGCGATCAGGCAATGGCCTGCCGGGCGAGCGACTTTGCCGCCGTCGGCGGGTTCGACGAGTCCCTGCCGGTGATGGAGGACGCCGACCTCTGTCTGCGGATGAACCGCGGTCTGCCGCCGGATCGCGGCCGGATCCGCGAGCTGCCGGCGCCGGTCCAGACCAGCGACCGCCGCGTGCGCGAATGGGGCGTGGTGCGGGCGAACGTCACCTACCTCGCGATCGCCTGGGGCTGGGCCTACGGCGCCCCGGCGGACTGGCTCGGCCGGTTCTACCCGGACGTGCGCTGA
- a CDS encoding SGNH/GDSL hydrolase family protein, whose protein sequence is MLPVLALLLPAFAPPAAAPATVDPALPRVLLIGDSISIGYTDPVRKELAGEANVYRIPGNGAATKHGLVQLDDWLGEEEWDVIHVNWGLHDLKYMDAAGKLVPVEQGTQQVPPEEYRKNLTLLFDRLEKTGAEVIWATTTPVPQGSHGRIGGDAVKYNALAAEVVKGRDVQVNDLHAVASADLAKWQKPRNVHFTDEGSEVLAKAVAQAVRTALKDAAQPAAAR, encoded by the coding sequence ATGCTGCCCGTCCTCGCCCTGCTCCTGCCCGCGTTCGCCCCGCCGGCCGCCGCGCCCGCCACCGTCGACCCCGCGCTGCCGCGGGTGTTGCTGATCGGGGACTCCATTTCAATCGGCTACACCGACCCGGTGCGAAAGGAACTGGCCGGCGAGGCGAACGTGTACCGCATCCCCGGCAACGGCGCCGCGACGAAACACGGCCTCGTCCAACTCGACGATTGGCTGGGCGAGGAGGAGTGGGACGTGATCCACGTCAACTGGGGCCTGCACGATCTGAAATACATGGACGCCGCGGGCAAACTCGTCCCGGTGGAGCAGGGAACCCAACAGGTCCCGCCGGAGGAGTACCGCAAGAACCTCACCCTGCTGTTCGATCGCCTGGAGAAGACCGGGGCCGAGGTGATCTGGGCCACGACGACGCCCGTGCCGCAGGGTTCGCACGGGCGGATCGGCGGGGACGCGGTGAAGTACAACGCCCTCGCCGCGGAGGTCGTGAAGGGCCGTGACGTGCAGGTGAACGACCTGCACGCCGTCGCCTCGGCGGACCTCGCCAAGTGGCAGAAGCCGCGGAACGTGCACTTCACGGACGAGGGCTCCGAGGTTCTGGCGAAGGCCGTCGCCCAAGCCGTCCGCACGGCGCTGAAGGACGCCGCCCAGCCCGCCGCCGCTCGTTGA